In one Lolium rigidum isolate FL_2022 chromosome 3, APGP_CSIRO_Lrig_0.1, whole genome shotgun sequence genomic region, the following are encoded:
- the LOC124696198 gene encoding uncharacterized protein LOC124696198, translated as MAEAVASNLCGRQEHADLPPSAKRLDKLRGKTTLKESPVTAISSPILVRKPEDWYFTFYIRTDLQGFYHTYPDVHGPFKTLQEADNAIDRHLHDLEDPKMSSDSLDKLSLKERAVRESLYWPDGTRKKCLEPPDESEDEVHLLLEALVDQYNEDHNLLGNHALQLKDVQRERFFFSKGNTYNHFNFTARTEGVIDSFFAEVQCTDDGEHEEIVVSCFCVVKPNDNGRCYGCQNNGAVDMKHPNKANAYCRGQVDEYMPCLGGYHIEQSYLAESVEDEEERLRSQYECFDDPSFMAEHFPYS; from the exons ATGGCGGAGGCCGTGGCCAGCAACCTGTGTGG GCGTCAGGAACATGCTGATCTGCCTCCATCTGCAAAAAGGCTGGACAAGTTGCGGGGCAAAACAACACTGAAGGAATCGCCCGTCACGGCCATTTCGTCTCCCATCTTGGTCCGGAAACCTGAGGACTGGTACTTCACATTTTACATCAGGACCGATCTCCAAGGATTTTACCATACATATCCTGATGTGCACGGGCCATTCAAGACCTTACAGGAAGCTGACAATGCTATCGATCGCCACCTTCATGACCTCGAGGATCCAAAAAT GTCCAGTGACTCATTAGACAAGCTTTCCCTAAAGGAGCGTGCCGTGCGAGAATCTCTCTACTGGCCTGATGGCACTAGGAAGAAATGTTTGGAACCGCCAGACGAAAGCGAAGATGAAGTTCACCTGCTGCTTGAAGCTTTAGTGGATCAATATAACGAGGATCACAATCTTTTGGGG AATCATGCACTTCAACTCAAGGATGTCCAGCGGGAGCGGTTCTTTTTTTCTAAGGGCAATACGTACAACCATTTCAATTTCACTGCAAGGACTGAAGGAGTTATTGATTCTTTCTTTGCTGAAGTCCAATGTACAGACGACGGAGAGCATGAGGAAATTGTGGTCAGCTGTTTCTGCGTTGTTAAACCTAATGATAATG GTCGCTGCTATGGCTGTCAGAATAATGGAGCAGTTGATATGAAGCACCCAAACAAAGCTAATGCATATTGTCGTGGACAAGTTGATGAATATATGCCCTGCTTGGGTGGATATCATATAGAGCAAAGCTACTTAGCTGAAAGT GTTGAAGACGAGGAGGAACGGCTAAGAAGTCAATATGAG TGCTTTGATGACCCAAGTTTTATGGCGGAGCACTTCCCTTACTCTTGA